Below is a genomic region from Fundulus heteroclitus isolate FHET01 chromosome 5, MU-UCD_Fhet_4.1, whole genome shotgun sequence.
GTTTGGTTTACCAGCTGACGCTCAATGTCAGCTCGCATGTATTTTCCTCTCCGTTTCTTTTCCTAACGGCAGACTCCCTCGCTAACTATAATGCACCGAGCTGCACACACGGCTCTCTGTGACTGGCCTCAGTTTGTCAAGCCGGCGATGATCCGACAGAGCTTAAGATGCACAGGTGAGCTGTTGGTTTATCAGCGTGAAGCTACATGCTAAAAACACTTACCCAAGATCACCATGATGTAACTGTCACATAGGTATGATGCGATTTTCCTATCAAGTTGGATCGTAAACGTACTTTAAAAATACTTAGATGTGTTAGATATCACTGAGATATTCAGCTGTCACGTTTtctttaataatatataattttttttttacaagtttcaGCAGTAGGAGACAAACCCTATCATTGGAGTCATGTTTATATTACCATGTTTACGTAGGCTCCCTGCAGACAAGCTCTCGTGCCTACAGTGTTATTCCTCCGCCGCGcgacagggaggaggaggagatgatgCACCGGATGCTGCGCGTGGACCACGCAGGCGAATACGGCGCTAACCGCATCTATGCCGGGCAGATGGCAGTGTTGGGTCGCTCTAGGACTGGACCTCTCATCCAGGTATACCCGCCAACCTCGTTGAAGGCccattatattattattatattatatgacTGAGCCTACTCGAGCAGCTCGTCCGACAAACAgtttcatgtaaaataatattaaaatatatttgaaacGGCACCATCACCATGTGTGTAGGTCACAAATTATAGCGTGTTACGTTCCTCAATTTATATTGAAACATGTAAAAGGTTGTGACCCCTAAATCACTAAAATGTCCTACCTAGATTGTAATTCTAACCAATCAATAAAGCCTTTATTGATTGGTTAGAATTAATATCAATCCTCCTTACCAAGCCAAGATGTTGTCTGATACTAGTATTACACTTTTACCATCATATTAAACTTAAGTGTCCCATTTCTTGAACGAAAGGTTTCAGTACGGTGCATCGGTGTTTACTCACCCCTTCCTTCTcgtttatgattattattatgtcATTATCGGATTATTTGAAAAAGGTCTCCAAATAACAATTTTATGATTTAccatgcttataaaaaaaaacaaaaaacattatccTCCAGCAAAATTTGTTATCGCGACAGCCCTATTTGATAAGTCAAAATGACACAGGTTCATTTATCCTTTTTTCATTAATACACTCTTccctgtatgtgtgtgtaaaatatcaaatgtgttttttgtcccttttgttttgtttttttttagcaaatgtgGGATCAAGAAAAGAAACACCTAGCAAAATTCAATGAAATCCTTGCTGAGAACAGAGTTCGACCCACAGCTTTGCTGCCTCTCTGGAACCTTGCTGGGTTTGCTTTGGGTTGGTATGCCATATAAACATACAGTgttaagggggggaaaaaaagaccacAAATGGTGCATCACCTGTACATCTGTTCAAAGGACTAGCGGACTGTTTGATTTTAATGTATCTTGTTTCCAACATCCTGCAGGGGCGTCCACCGCTCTGCTGGGTAAAGAGGGGGCCATGGCGTGCACGGTGGCAGTGGaggagagcatctctgaacacTATAACAGCCAGATCAGAGCTCTGATGGAGAGCGATCCAGAGAGATACACCGAACTGTTACAAGTGAGTGCTATGCCTAATCCTACCCCCCCCtctccaaaacacacacacacacacacaaaaaaagaccaACATGTACACTGGCTGAAGCCATCAAATTAGCAAGCTCAATAATCACACTTATTCTGAAATTCATTTATTCTCACATGTTTACATTAACATCGGAATAGAGGctaaaaattaaagaaagctCTTCGAatgtaaaggtgcgttcacattgcCGCGACAATATCGCCACTTTTGCTTGCTGTCGCTCGGTTGTCATTACCGCCGGCTGTTCGCACAGCAAGCAACAGCAATTGTATAGCAGGCATCAatccagaaatacagcagtacaatggcTCTATCTAGAGACAGTTTGACTTAACAGCCACTCCAGCCTCGCCATTCACTCTTCTCCATGCTTGGTCCTTGCTGGTAGTAATAACTGGTTGAGTCATACAGCTCAGGCTGACCGCAGACCGCCACTATCAGCTTTtattccatgttgaatgaaaacagcttcgTCTCCGCcgcagtccttcaccccacgtcaGGAGCGCTGTTTTTGTGTGgcttattacttttttttaaacaatatttttacttttccatGTTAAcgaaataaatatatatctaacAATATCCGATCAGTTTCATAATTGTCCATAAAAAGTTTTCAAACTTTCCCCTCCTTCTATACGGTCCTCCAGTTGCATCCAGTAAAAAGTAATAATCCTTGAAGATGGCAGCTTCTgcctgttttttgctttttttcctcattgcgAAAAAACGAACAACCGGTTGTGGCACCTTTTGCTGACAACAACTTCAAAGATATCGAGTGTTGTTTTGAGTCCAGATCTGTTTCTGTGTAATTGTTATAAGCTGTGAGTCACTGATTACAATGAGAATCCTGGTTGTTGATGTCAAAGTGTTGTTGGCACAATGGTAAGATTTCCCAAGCCAACAGAAAGGTAATTCACGTATACAGCCGTGAACAAACTCCACAGGATCGAGAAAGGATTTTTAATTGGAGAATAGGGCTCATCAACCTGCACCAATAGTTCCCGTTAGCAATAATGTAAactcttatgttttttttggctgagCAAATACCAATATTGTCCATGACAtcacatgtttttatattagACTTATTTTTGAACGGAAAACTTAGTCAGAATGTATTGTTATTCAGTGGCAAGAAGTGATGTAAAAAGTGTTAATCTGTGGTCTATTTAAAtagatgataaaggaatttagaGACGATGAAATGGACCATCATGATACAGGATTGGAGCACGATGCCGAATCGGTAAGTGTGTTTCTAATATTCGCATTAGATGACAGGTTgcttaacaaaaacatgttcaaacaaatgtttcacTTAACTGGATCATCAATCCacatgggtgttttttttaaacaacatctCAAATATTAGTAAAGGCTCTGTAGTGTTGAATAACTaaaatggtttttatttttcagctacCTGGATACTGGCTACTGAAAAATGCAATCCAGCTGGGCTGCAAAGCTGCCATATACGTTTCTCAACGTGtctgattttttaatttttttttttgaataaaatgcaacacaATTCCTTTCCGTTTCAGTTCACACTTTGGAAATGAGTTTTTTTGAAGCTGTCATCAACGAATGAAGGGATTCGTGATGCAACACGTTGTTGTACCTCTACCAGATGATAACGTTTGGTGCccatatttttctaaaaagactTAAACTACTCCGCACTGACCGCAGCATTGTCAGAAAATTGTGATTCGTTGATTATGCTttggtttgtttaaagcacTCATGCTAAAATCCGTCAGTAATGTTCTTTTcttaaatgtgtgattttggtTTTAGTTTTGCATTCTTAAGAGGGCTGAAAAAAGATGTTGCTGACTAAGCTGATTACATCGCTCTTTCAATAAAGAAATTCATGAAATATCTGATTTCAATAATGCTGCaccattttctgtttgtctCAGACCAAAATGTGTGATTTAGTACTTTCGGCTGCTCCCTATTGGGCGGAATCGCCACAGTAAGTAATTACAGCTggaatccttcacagagtacattacacaggacaaagattattcaagatgggtctggcacaatctaatatctgcccacactgcataggcaatcatcctgataattattttcatgcgttatggttatgcacaccagtccagaggttc
It encodes:
- the coq7 gene encoding 5-demethoxyubiquinone hydroxylase, mitochondrial isoform X2 translates to MHRAAHTALCDWPQFVKPAMIRQSLRCTGSLQTSSRAYSVIPPPRDREEEEMMHRMLRVDHAGEYGANRIYAGQMAVLGRSRTGPLIQQMWDQEKKHLAKFNEILAENRVRPTALLPLWNLAGFALGASTALLGKEGAMACTVAVEESISEHYNSQIRALMESDPERYTELLQMIKEFRDDEMDHHDTGLEHDAESVSVFLIFALDDRLLNKNISKGSVVLNN
- the coq7 gene encoding 5-demethoxyubiquinone hydroxylase, mitochondrial isoform X1 produces the protein MHRAAHTALCDWPQFVKPAMIRQSLRCTGSLQTSSRAYSVIPPPRDREEEEMMHRMLRVDHAGEYGANRIYAGQMAVLGRSRTGPLIQQMWDQEKKHLAKFNEILAENRVRPTALLPLWNLAGFALGASTALLGKEGAMACTVAVEESISEHYNSQIRALMESDPERYTELLQMIKEFRDDEMDHHDTGLEHDAESVSVFLIFALDDRLLNKNMFKQMFHLTGSSIHMGVFFKQHLKY
- the coq7 gene encoding 5-demethoxyubiquinone hydroxylase, mitochondrial isoform X3, yielding MHRAAHTALCDWPQFVKPAMIRQSLRCTGSLQTSSRAYSVIPPPRDREEEEMMHRMLRVDHAGEYGANRIYAGQMAVLGRSRTGPLIQQMWDQEKKHLAKFNEILAENRVRPTALLPLWNLAGFALGASTALLGKEGAMACTVAVEESISEHYNSQIRALMESDPERYTELLQMIKEFRDDEMDHHDTGLEHDAESLPGYWLLKNAIQLGCKAAIYVSQRV